A single region of the Rhodoligotrophos defluvii genome encodes:
- a CDS encoding ABC transporter ATP-binding protein, which translates to MSEAVLDIRGVTKTFGGFKALSDMSLTLYKGEILALIGPNGAGKSTLLNVASGALSPNAGDVVYNGASIAGLPPHRLVHLGIARSFQITSIFPRLTAAENVRVALMARRGLCARFLQPARNMLRDEVQHLLEQVRMSDRGDRLAGELAAGDRKRLEFAVALAGNPSVVLLDEPTAGMSAAERALVVDVIRELNARSGVSLLFTEHDIDMVFALAQRIAVMHQGSKIAEGSPAEVRANPRVQEVYLGEHGHA; encoded by the coding sequence ATGAGCGAAGCAGTGCTCGACATCCGTGGCGTCACCAAGACCTTCGGCGGCTTCAAGGCTCTGTCGGATATGAGCCTCACCCTCTACAAGGGCGAGATCCTCGCGCTCATCGGCCCCAATGGCGCCGGCAAGAGCACCCTGCTCAACGTGGCCTCCGGCGCGCTCAGCCCGAATGCGGGCGATGTCGTCTATAACGGCGCCAGCATTGCGGGCCTCCCGCCGCACCGGCTGGTGCATCTCGGCATTGCCCGCTCGTTCCAGATCACCAGCATCTTCCCCCGGCTCACCGCCGCCGAGAATGTGCGCGTGGCCCTCATGGCCCGCCGCGGCCTGTGTGCCCGCTTTCTGCAGCCCGCCCGCAACATGCTGCGGGACGAGGTCCAGCATCTGCTGGAGCAGGTGCGCATGAGCGATCGCGGCGATCGCCTGGCCGGCGAGCTGGCGGCCGGCGACCGCAAGCGCCTGGAATTCGCCGTCGCCCTGGCCGGCAACCCCTCCGTGGTGCTGCTGGACGAGCCCACCGCCGGCATGAGCGCCGCCGAACGGGCGCTGGTGGTCGACGTCATCCGTGAGCTGAACGCGCGCTCGGGCGTGAGCCTGCTGTTCACCGAGCATGATATCGACATGGTCTTCGCCCTCGCCCAGCGCATCGCCGTCATGCACCAGGGCAGCAAGATCGCCGAAGGCAGTCCCGCCGAAGTGCGCGCCAATCCGCGCGTGCAGGAGGTCTACCTCGGAGAGCACGGCCATGCTTGA
- a CDS encoding FAD-dependent oxidoreductase yields the protein MAGAPGEAAADVVVVGGGGSGLAAAISAAECGRSVILLEKNPHLGGSTRWSVGSITASGTPHQRRHGITDTPQAHFEDMGKFAGPLANRDNLSLRRLLTENVPQTFAWLRAMGVEFFGPMEEPPHRVPRMHNVLPNSQAYIFHLSRRARRLGIDIRLNTQATRIVLEGGRATAIEAVTEAGTTRFAARNGIVLAGGDYSNNSSMKAELASAALAKVPAVNPTATGDCQRMVEAIGGEILNGDLVLGPVLRFAPPKRRMLHQQIPPVTALTRLMRLGLEAMPPALVRPFVMGFMTTVLAPEMSLYRNGAVLVGRDGHKLALDGVTPGQAVAATVDNTAFILFDDRVAKAYTAWPNFLSTAPGVAYAYLPDYQRTRPDLCHQADDVSGLAHKLGMPADALAAAVNTTPTGPVHALGPLHAFVVLTDGGVRVSDRLEVLTRAGEPVPGLFAAGSTGQGGLLLEGHGHHLGWAFTSGRIAGRNAAQYSP from the coding sequence ATGGCGGGCGCGCCCGGCGAAGCGGCTGCGGATGTCGTCGTGGTCGGCGGCGGCGGATCGGGGCTGGCTGCGGCCATCTCCGCCGCGGAATGCGGCCGTTCGGTCATCCTGCTGGAGAAGAACCCGCATCTCGGCGGCAGCACCCGCTGGTCGGTCGGCTCCATCACCGCATCGGGCACGCCCCATCAGCGCCGCCACGGCATCACCGATACGCCCCAAGCCCATTTCGAAGACATGGGCAAGTTCGCCGGGCCGCTTGCCAATCGCGACAACCTCTCGCTCCGCCGCCTGCTCACCGAGAATGTGCCGCAGACCTTCGCCTGGCTCCGCGCCATGGGCGTCGAGTTCTTCGGCCCTATGGAGGAGCCGCCCCATCGCGTCCCGCGCATGCACAATGTGCTGCCCAACTCCCAGGCCTATATCTTCCACCTGTCGCGCCGCGCCCGGAGGCTCGGCATCGACATCAGGCTGAACACCCAAGCCACTCGCATCGTGCTTGAGGGCGGCCGCGCCACGGCCATTGAAGCCGTAACGGAAGCCGGCACCACCCGGTTCGCGGCGCGCAACGGCATCGTGCTGGCCGGCGGCGACTACAGCAACAACAGCAGCATGAAGGCGGAACTCGCCTCGGCAGCGCTCGCTAAGGTGCCGGCCGTCAACCCCACCGCCACGGGCGACTGCCAGCGCATGGTCGAGGCGATCGGCGGCGAGATCCTCAACGGCGACCTGGTGCTGGGGCCTGTGCTCCGCTTCGCCCCGCCCAAGCGGCGGATGCTCCATCAGCAGATCCCGCCCGTGACTGCCTTGACCCGCCTCATGCGCCTCGGTCTCGAAGCAATGCCGCCCGCCCTGGTGCGCCCTTTCGTCATGGGCTTCATGACCACCGTGCTCGCACCGGAGATGAGCCTTTACCGCAACGGCGCCGTGCTGGTCGGCCGCGACGGCCACAAGCTCGCGCTCGACGGGGTAACGCCCGGGCAGGCCGTGGCCGCAACCGTGGACAATACCGCCTTCATCCTATTCGATGATCGGGTCGCTAAGGCCTATACCGCCTGGCCCAATTTCTTATCCACCGCTCCCGGCGTCGCCTATGCCTATCTGCCGGATTACCAGCGCACCCGCCCCGACCTCTGCCACCAGGCGGATGATGTCTCAGGTCTCGCCCACAAGCTCGGCATGCCCGCCGACGCCCTCGCCGCTGCCGTCAACACCACGCCCACCGGGCCCGTCCACGCCCTCGGACCGCTGCATGCCTTCGTGGTGCTGACCGATGGCGGGGTGCGGGTATCTGACCGGCTGGAGGTGCTGACCCGGGCCGGCGAACCGGTCCCCGGCCTGTTCGCCGCCGGCTCCACCGGACAAGGCGGCCTTCTGCTCGAAGGCCATGGCCATCACCTCGGCTGGGCCTTCACCTCCGGCCGCATCGCTGGGCGCAATGCGGCGCAATACAGCCCATGA
- a CDS encoding branched-chain amino acid ABC transporter permease encodes MTASGANRPWSLIAAIAVLVVLVLLPKLVSEGDLFLMVDVLIAVLFAMSYNLVLGQTGLLSFGHAAFFGVGAYTVALLQMHLDLPVPVGMVAAPFVAGLLALAIGFFTVRVSGMYFAMLTLAFSQLVFAIVAGWYSFTGGDNGAPVMPPEFLFDTINFYYLALAVVTAGIILIRLIVSSPFGTALAAIRENPQRASFVGLNIRLYQLAAFTISGALTGVAGALRASFHQMAFPSLLFWPQSAEPVLMTLAGGMHTFFGPAVGAAIFTLLNFFVASYTDYPLFVFGIVVLLLVLFLPEGVLGTALGKHRRGWRRQAAPKPPAEPTPAAKAPTPAPEAARPLPTGQRP; translated from the coding sequence ATGACGGCATCCGGCGCAAACCGCCCCTGGTCGCTCATCGCCGCCATCGCCGTGCTCGTGGTGCTGGTGCTCCTGCCCAAGCTGGTCAGCGAGGGCGACCTCTTCCTCATGGTCGACGTGCTCATCGCCGTCCTCTTCGCCATGAGCTACAACCTGGTGCTGGGCCAGACCGGCCTTCTGTCCTTCGGCCACGCCGCGTTTTTCGGTGTCGGCGCCTATACGGTCGCGCTGCTGCAGATGCATCTCGACCTGCCGGTGCCGGTCGGCATGGTCGCCGCCCCATTCGTGGCCGGCCTCCTGGCCCTCGCCATCGGCTTCTTCACCGTGCGGGTGTCCGGCATGTATTTCGCCATGCTGACCCTTGCCTTCTCGCAGCTGGTCTTCGCCATCGTCGCCGGCTGGTATTCCTTCACCGGCGGCGACAATGGCGCGCCGGTCATGCCGCCGGAGTTCCTGTTCGACACCATCAACTTCTATTATCTCGCGCTCGCCGTGGTCACCGCCGGCATCATCCTCATCCGGCTCATCGTCTCGTCCCCCTTCGGCACCGCCCTCGCCGCCATCCGCGAGAACCCGCAGCGGGCGAGCTTCGTCGGCCTCAACATCCGACTCTACCAGCTCGCCGCCTTCACCATTTCCGGTGCCCTCACCGGGGTGGCCGGCGCCCTGCGCGCCTCGTTCCATCAGATGGCATTTCCGTCCCTGCTGTTCTGGCCGCAGTCCGCGGAACCGGTGTTGATGACCCTGGCCGGCGGGATGCACACCTTCTTCGGGCCGGCAGTGGGTGCCGCCATTTTCACCCTGCTCAATTTCTTCGTGGCGAGCTACACGGATTATCCGCTGTTCGTCTTCGGGATCGTGGTGCTGCTGCTGGTGCTATTCCTGCCCGAAGGGGTGCTCGGCACGGCATTGGGCAAGCATCGCCGCGGCTGGCGCCGCCAAGCCGCTCCGAAGCCGCCGGCCGAACCAACGCCCGCCGCCAAAGCGCCCACACCCGCACCGGAGGCGGCTCGCCCCCTGCCGACGGGGCAGCGGCCATGA
- a CDS encoding branched-chain amino acid ABC transporter permease codes for MLTDVLIQLLSGVSRGMILFVVASGLTLIFGVLRIANFAHGSFYMMAAFTAYAVTMALGGSNFSFVASLIIAPLVVAAFGLAFEFFLLRRIAKREHLYQLIMTFAATLIISDGIKMIWGGAYRSIGYPPMLSGSLDILGRPFPAYYLLVIILGLAIAAGLSWMIERTRFGRTISAAVVDPEMVGALGVNVPRLYTLVFGLGAWLAGVGGALAAPIGSVSLGIDNSIIIESFAVVIIGGSGSIPGALAAALIIGIVQSLGIMVAPRLAIAFIFIALCAVLLLRPQGLLGRRV; via the coding sequence ATGTTGACCGACGTCCTCATCCAGCTCCTCAGTGGCGTAAGCCGCGGGATGATCCTGTTCGTGGTCGCGTCCGGCCTGACGCTGATCTTCGGTGTGCTGAGGATCGCCAACTTCGCCCATGGCTCCTTCTACATGATGGCCGCTTTCACGGCTTACGCGGTCACCATGGCCCTGGGCGGCTCGAATTTCAGCTTCGTCGCCTCGCTCATTATCGCGCCCCTGGTGGTCGCCGCCTTCGGGCTTGCTTTCGAATTCTTCCTGCTGCGCCGCATCGCCAAGCGCGAGCACCTCTACCAGCTGATCATGACCTTCGCGGCCACCCTCATCATCTCCGACGGCATCAAGATGATCTGGGGCGGTGCCTATCGCTCGATCGGCTATCCGCCCATGCTCAGCGGCAGCCTGGATATTCTCGGCCGCCCCTTCCCGGCCTACTACCTCCTCGTCATCATCTTGGGCCTGGCCATCGCCGCAGGCCTCAGCTGGATGATCGAGCGCACCCGCTTCGGCCGCACCATCAGCGCCGCCGTGGTCGATCCGGAAATGGTCGGCGCGCTCGGCGTGAATGTGCCGCGGCTCTACACGCTCGTCTTCGGCCTCGGCGCCTGGCTCGCCGGCGTCGGCGGGGCCTTGGCCGCGCCCATCGGCTCGGTCTCCCTCGGCATCGACAATTCCATCATCATCGAATCCTTCGCCGTGGTCATCATTGGCGGCAGCGGCAGCATCCCCGGCGCGCTCGCCGCCGCCCTCATCATCGGTATCGTGCAGTCGCTCGGCATCATGGTGGCGCCGCGCCTGGCCATCGCCTTCATCTTCATCGCCCTCTGCGCCGTGCTGCTCCTGCGCCCGCAAGGCCTGCTGGGGAGGCGCGTATGA
- a CDS encoding SDR family NAD(P)-dependent oxidoreductase, with protein MNRLAGKVALITGAGSGIGAATAQRFAAEGARVLLTDIAGDRVRAVVEEIGDQARWLVADHTREDDCQAAVQAAIEAFGALHVLHNNAGVPQQGGVEAISPDEFRNVIGANLVGPFLMTKAAIPHLRAAAEGGANASILFTGSIQSLMVRAGFTAYAASKHGIGGLVGAIALEFASVPIRVNALCPGPIDTPLMREIGRRSGDEEAFLSTFRAGIPMKRLIGLDDVAAAAVFLSSDEAKMITGVMLPIDGGLTAR; from the coding sequence ATGAACCGGCTCGCAGGCAAGGTTGCCCTCATCACGGGAGCAGGCTCAGGAATAGGCGCCGCCACTGCGCAGCGTTTCGCCGCCGAGGGTGCACGCGTTCTGCTCACCGATATAGCCGGCGACCGAGTGCGGGCGGTCGTGGAGGAGATCGGCGATCAGGCCCGCTGGCTGGTGGCCGACCACACCCGCGAGGACGATTGCCAAGCCGCGGTGCAGGCGGCCATCGAAGCCTTCGGCGCATTGCACGTGCTGCACAACAATGCCGGCGTGCCGCAGCAAGGCGGGGTCGAGGCCATTTCGCCCGACGAATTCCGCAATGTCATCGGCGCCAACCTGGTCGGCCCCTTTCTCATGACCAAGGCGGCCATCCCGCATCTGCGCGCGGCGGCTGAAGGCGGCGCCAATGCCTCCATCCTGTTCACCGGGTCGATCCAGTCCTTGATGGTGCGGGCGGGCTTCACCGCCTATGCCGCCTCCAAGCACGGCATTGGCGGTCTGGTCGGCGCGATCGCGCTCGAATTCGCCTCCGTGCCGATCCGCGTGAACGCCCTTTGCCCCGGGCCGATCGACACCCCGCTCATGCGCGAGATCGGCCGGCGCTCCGGCGATGAGGAGGCGTTCCTTTCGACCTTCCGCGCCGGCATACCCATGAAGCGGCTGATCGGCCTCGATGACGTCGCCGCCGCAGCCGTGTTCTTGAGCAGCGACGAGGCTAAGATGATCACCGGCGTGATGCTGCCCATCGATGGCGGCCTGACCGCCCGCTGA
- a CDS encoding ABC transporter ATP-binding protein, producing the protein MLECRSLATFYDAAQILFDVSLSLGQGRAACLLGRNGVGKTTCLKTIMGLTPPVAGSVTFRGRDITGRPAYWVAQQGIGYVPEDRRIFPDLSVEDNLLIAEKDNPDGIRWTLAKSYEVFPPLYEFRERQGGYLSGGQQQMLTIARTLMGRPSLLLIDEPTEGLSPIVVRTLEEAILGLKQEGLTMLLAAQDMHFAHHVADEVHVMNRGTIVYSGTVEQAKAEADKVLAHLAV; encoded by the coding sequence ATGCTTGAGTGCCGCAGCCTCGCCACCTTCTATGATGCCGCGCAGATCCTGTTCGACGTCTCGCTCAGCCTCGGACAAGGCCGCGCCGCCTGCCTGCTCGGCCGCAACGGCGTGGGCAAGACCACCTGCCTTAAGACGATCATGGGCCTAACCCCGCCCGTGGCCGGAAGCGTGACCTTCCGCGGTCGCGACATCACCGGCCGCCCCGCTTATTGGGTGGCGCAGCAGGGCATCGGCTATGTGCCGGAAGACAGGCGCATTTTCCCGGATCTCTCGGTCGAGGACAATTTGCTGATCGCCGAGAAGGACAATCCGGACGGCATCAGGTGGACCCTGGCCAAGAGCTATGAGGTGTTCCCACCGCTCTATGAGTTCCGCGAACGGCAGGGCGGCTATTTGAGCGGCGGCCAGCAGCAGATGCTCACCATTGCGCGCACCCTCATGGGCCGACCCAGCCTGCTGCTCATCGACGAGCCGACGGAAGGGCTCTCGCCCATCGTCGTACGCACCCTGGAAGAGGCGATCCTCGGCCTCAAGCAGGAAGGGCTCACCATGCTCCTTGCCGCGCAGGACATGCACTTCGCCCACCACGTTGCCGACGAGGTGCATGTGATGAACCGCGGCACCATCGTCTATAGCGGCACGGTGGAGCAGGCGAAGGCGGAGGCCGACAAGGTGCTCGCCCACCTCGCGGTGTGA